One region of Manis pentadactyla isolate mManPen7 chromosome 9, mManPen7.hap1, whole genome shotgun sequence genomic DNA includes:
- the LOC130684830 gene encoding olfactory receptor 5T1-like encodes MLGFPLDLDLYRFQMKNVTEVSTFILMGFTDDFEMNVFLFLLFLAIYLFTLAGNLGLVSLVIGDSRLHNPMYYFLSVLSFLDACYSSVVTPKMLVSFLAENRAISFLGCAAQMFLFVTFGTTECFLLAAMAYDRYVAIYNPLLYSVSMSPRVYVPLIIASYVGGILHASVHTVATFSLSFCASNEIRHVFCDIPPLLALSCSDTHTNQLLLFYFVGAIEMVTILIVLISYGFILLAILRIHSTDGRRKVFSTCGSHLTGVSIYHGTILFMYVRPSSSYALDHDMIVSVFYTIVIPMLNPIIYSLRNKDVKEAMKKLLGRNWL; translated from the coding sequence ATGTTAGGGTTTCCATTGGATTTAGACTTATACAGGTTTCAGATGAAAAATGTGACTGAAGTCAGCACATTTATACTGATGGGCTTCACAGATGATTTTGAGATGAACGTCTTcctatttttgctatttttagcAATCTATCTTTTTACTCTGGCCGGAAATTTGGGACTGGTTTCCTTAGTCATTGGGGATTCCCGGCTCCATAACCCGATGTACTACTTCCTGAGTGTGTTATCATTCCTGGATGCCTGCTATTCCTCAGTTGTCACTCCAAAAATGTTGGTCAGTTTCCTAGCAGAGAATAGAGCCATTTCATTCCTTGGATGTGCAGCCCAGATGTTTCTCTTTGTTACTTTTGGAACCACAGAGTGCTTTCTGTTGGCGGCAATGGCATATGATCGCTATGTAGCAATCTACAACCCTCTCCTGTATTCAGTGAGCATGTCACCCAGAGTCTACGTTCCCCTTATCATTGCTTCCTATGTTGGGGGCATCCTGCATGCTTCTGTACACACCGTGGCCACATTTAGCCTCTCCTTCTGTGCATCCAATGAAATCAGACATGTCTTCTGTGACATCCCTCCTCTCCTCGCTCTTTCttgctcagacactcacacaaacCAGCTTCTACTCTTCTACTTTGTGGGCGCCATTGAGATGGTTACTATCCTGATTGTGCTGATCTCCTATGGCTTCATTCTGTTGGCCATTCTGAGGATTCATTCCACTGATGGGAGGAGAAAAGTATTTTCTACGTGTGGCTCTCACCTAACTGGAGTGTCAATTTATCATGGAACGATCCTCTTCATGTATGTGAGACCAAGTTCCAGCTATGCGTTGGACCATGACATGATAGTATCAGTATTTTACACCATTGTGATTCCCATGCTTAATCCCATCATCTATAGTTTAAGGAACAAAGATGTGAAAGAGGCTATGAAAAAATTATTGGGAAGAAACTGGTTATAA